A genomic stretch from Triplophysa dalaica isolate WHDGS20190420 chromosome 4, ASM1584641v1, whole genome shotgun sequence includes:
- the prrc2b gene encoding protein PRRC2B isoform X2, with protein sequence MSDRLGQITKSKDGKSKYSSLSLFDKYKVKSIETQKTTVVARHGLQSLGKVATARRMPPPAHLPSLKSENKGNDPNVIIVPKDGTGWANKQDQPEQKSSVALSAQPLEWQPPPASQKSVSNLQKPTPITILESTSSGGPKQWAQLNGKASDPDGLKVSSRLQPFSHEEFPTLKAAGEQDKVGKERSVYDPSYGPGPSLRPQNVSSWREGGGRNLQPSGLSAALSCETENKNSSSAETSAPPPASSSSSPISITTASTQPAEPKEPSLRPAQPVRRVTPSALQYQHQHHTTTTYHDMLPAFMCPKETRETLGSSDHGPTTVVAPVHFDARFRSAFPAPEPVNGELRRENRFPRMPPRPSARPVRRIGDRAPRPAIINPDDLKDLDELDNECEDGWAGLHEEVDYSEKLKFSDDEEDRLPSEKKKIWDDWDIHQEQRLSQSSFEAEEEAYLRQSRKTNGRFSSAESQHQQKMSVNSESAEVPEEAPRQAPSRGKFVPADVSEAVERARRRREEEERRAREERLAACAEKLKKLDEKFGKTEKPLRSETQKEDKELTQSPGRKSSKQQQDSWQYSTKEALDTPAESSSQDYKDEGYYQNDDEDDCVEPTSPVPDYSRHQKPVPPRFQKQQQQQQQQQQQQQQQQQQQEQVYKMSTWQQPVHPSQSNSAQRGFYPAHVPGFDPRWMMMPPYMDPRMSQGCSPVDFYPPGVHTSGLLKPVIQQEHLNSPGSASDEGCHPSMHQDRRTPSAEPYQVWSQDNYSSARSFTPPYQRQHENGDRGQMDNRSDRSCSRNDSYEERGQETEELTQGFRQCRGLDLPLGSHEENSALSRSHPGEGEFSKSDNRDVPSGRHQKDDEGFDSKDKSYDSDFWRKDGGLKKDGGGQGQWSDQGSSSSSSISQPSEPICRSLRRTGPIKKPVLKPLKVEDKENEKPKSEPEEKVVPYRLEKEVVTNVYDLKKDAPPLSNRHSASQHVTSVEHKQVEPPKVEKLSNLPMESHKENCWDSVKTQSVDSSDSREPAAPRRNNWIFIDEEQAFAGNRGASRGRGRGFKEFSSRGGARGGRSDNNRGAYNSTQRPARGRGGREFRSDDPQRGKPRRRNVSETHSEASEYEEQPKRPRQKAAENGEAPQPIPGDVKRADRESWRSNKVYTDDQSAQGDSRDKTKPSRGFGRSLPPRLNAGYNRGFGARDTSTWRGRGNQFGTGSAQENGYNFVTESYPKRPSEREALKYPPKLTGSFAENGVEDREGGYYLDGDNPDNRPLRRRRPPRQDKPPRFRRLQQEREVGGQWNSEDYVNGDFANPWPGRAKGAEEPWPNTYPGGKPQELTVPGEDWETGSENSDFNEWREKRGGGQHGDMTEAGHGDPSSEKRELSKRSFSSQRPAVDRQNRKSDVSIENRLTRSSDVLSSVGPSKNESWQNGVSHTKRVPEDSLSGLSSGSVYSVEHSEENLSTITAEATGKIMIEKDLKPRTMKGDMTEQLSQYERNTYPVESDSGVSVPGQEVFQDALSKKQRRPQEDERRRKDIGAPVSIKNRAIASKMPPRFAKKQGSMSIEQPEETLSTSSLGTEIWETNSTALTVQSSGGDSWTKQVSYTGSEPNSEMVCEWTVGVPSEAGANMNHSPVCQDSDAGPEQSKEHKPGPIGNERSLKNRKGSEGMERLEGPITPVNGVDIHVDNVIPVPPIEFGVSAKDSDFSLPPGSTSVPVSNPVTKLQDVLVGNAGLTQSIPMLRRDHLQPGINLNHISFPTADLTLKMESARKAWENSQALPEQGSPGAPVSGAQPTCSVGSSSGVSYSSFGGVSMPPMPVASVAPSVSMQGSHIPPLYLDAHVFSSQPRLVPSNYQQAGPQQIPISLHTSLQAQAQLGMRGALPVSQSQEMFSSIPPFRSQVYMHPNLSQPSPMVLSGGGPLKGPYSPFPGLQSEMVKPQSGSHYQPMNGSQPLVYDGSMNQASQLMDSQLIQVTMPMPGSQLRYGSAQQHLILPQSIQLQQNQNLSVGASRRMMPPGSQPQVLTSSREHSQMDMKGFQFSDKHSHSPGIPSGSYRPGSASPIGKPSGAGAPPTMASLQGHYTHQGSMVMHMRPPNSGPFPNPIQRPIMQVNKTVIIRSPPYPSPGREPSRSTPPSNPEPALKAPEDGMKVSHPL encoded by the exons ATGTCCGATCGTTTGGGGCAAATAACCAAGTCCAAGGATGGGAAAAGCAAGTATTCCTCGCTCAGCCTATTTGACAAGTACAAAGTAAAGTCAATAGAAACCCAGAAAACCACAG TTGTTGCACGACATGGCTTACAGAGTCTTGGAAAAGTGGCCACTGCCCGCCGCATGCCCCCTCCCGCTCACCTGCCGAGTCTGAAGTCTGAGAATAAAGGAAACGATCCCAACGTGATTATCGTGCCCAAAGACGGTACAGGATGGGCAAACAAGCAGGATCAACCCGAACAGAAGAG tTCCGTTGCATTGTCAGCTCAGCCGCTGGAGTGGCAGCCGCCGCCGGCTTCACAGAAATCTGTGTCCAATCTTCAGAAGCCCACACCCATAACCATCCTGGAG AGCACAAGTTCAGGAGGACCAAAGCAATGGGCACAGCTCAATGGAAAAGCATCAGATCCGGATG GTTTAAAGGTCTCAAGCCGACTGCAGCCCTTCTCTCACGAGGAATTTCCGACGCTGAAAGCAGCAGGAGAACAGGACAAGGTTGGCAAGGAAAGAAGCGTTTACGATCCGTCGTATGGGCCCGGACCAAGCCTCCGCCCGCAGA ATGTGTCAAGTTGGCGGGAGGGTGGTGGGAGGAACCTGCAGCCCTCGGGACTGTCTGCTGCCCTCTCCTGCGAAACGGAGAACAAGAACAGCAGCTCAGCCGAGACCAGCGCTCCTCCCCctgcctcctcctcttcctcccccATCTCCATAACCACCGCCTCCACTCAGCCCGCTGAACCGAAGGAGCCGTCGCTGCGGCCCGCTCAACCCGTACGCCGAGTCACACCATCAGCCCTCCAGTACCAGCACCAGCATCACACCACCACCACCTACCATGACATGCTGCCTGCCTTC ATGTGCCCTAAAGAGACCCGTGAGACCCTGGGCTCCTCTGATCACGGCCCCACCACTGTGGTGGCCCCTGTGCACTTTGATGCGCGCTTCAGATCGGCGTTCCCCGCACCAGAGCCTGTCAA CGGTGAGTTAAGAAGAGAGAACAGATTCCCCCGCATGCCCCCACGACCTTCCGCTCGGCCTGTCCGCCGCATAGGAGATCGAGCCCCTCGTCCTGCCATTATCAACCCCGATGACCTGAAAGACCTGGATGAACTGGACAACGAGTGTGAAGATGGCTGGGCAG GTCTCCATGAGGAAGTGGATTACAGCGAGAAGCTCAAGTTCAGCGATGATGAGGAAGATCGCTTGCCGAGTGAGAAGAAAAAGATCTG GGATGATTGGGACATCCATCAGGAACAACGGTTATCTCAGAGCTCATTCGAAGCAGAGGAGGAGGCATACTTACGTCAGTCCAGAAAGACCAACGGACGATTCTCTTCTGCTGAGTCTCAG CACCAGCAGAAGATGAGCGTAAACAGCGAGTCCGCAGAGGTGCCAGAGGAAGCTCCACGTCAGGCACCTTCCCGTGGGAAGTTCGTCCCTGCTGATGTCTCTGAAGCGGTGGAGAGGGCGCGCAGGCGGCGcgaggaggaggagaggagagCTCGTGAGGAGAGGCTGGCTGCCTGTGcggaaaaactaaaaaaactggatgagaAGTTTGGCAAGACCGAGAAACCGTTACGCTCCGAAACCCAGAAAGAGGACAAGGAACTGACGCAGTCTCCGGGTAGGAAGTCATCTAAACAGCAGCAGGACAGCTGGCAGTATTCCACTAAAG AAGCGTTGGATACACCTGCAGAGTCATCCAGTCAGGATTATAAGGATGAAGGTTATTATCAaaatgatgatgaggatgattgTGTTGAGCCCACCTCCCCCGTCCCAGATTACAGCCGGCACCAGAAGCCAGTTCCACCCCGATTCCAAaagcaacaacagcagcagcaacaacaacaacaacaacaacagcagcagcagcagcagcag GAACAGGTTTATAAAATGTCAACATGGCAACAGCCGGTTCACCCTTCGCAATCCAACTCTGCTCAGAGAGGCTTTTATCCCGCTCACGTGCCGGGCTTTGACCCACGCTGGATGATGATGCCTCCATACATGGACCCACGCATGTCTCAGGGGTGTTCTCCGGTAGATTTCTACCCTCCTGGGGTTCACACTTCTG GATTGTTGAAACCTGTCATTCAGCAGGAGCATCTGAATAGTCCTGGTTCTGCCTCCGATGAAGGCTGCCATCCCAGCATGCATCAGGACAGAAGGACACCATCCGCAGAGCCCTACCAAGTGTGGAGCCAAGACAACTACTCATCTGCCCGCAGTTTCACCCCACCATACCAGAGACAGCATGAGAATGGCGACAGGGGCCAGATGGACAACAGGAGTGACAGGTCGTGCTCTAGAAACGACTCTTATGAGGAGAGAGGTCAAGAGACAGAAGAACTGACTCAAGGATTCCGTCAATGCAGAGGTTTGGACTTGCCACTCGGGTCCCATGAAGAGAACTCTGCATTGAGCAGGAGTCATCCTGGAGAAGGTGAATTCTCTAAATCGGACAACAGAGATGTCCCGTCTGGACGACATCAGAAAGATGACGAGGGATTCGACAGTAAGGACAAGAGCTACGATTCTGACTTCTGGAGGAAGGACGGCGGTCTGAAGAAAGATGGAGGCGGTCAGGGTCAGTGGTCAGACCAAGGTTCCAGCAGCAGCAGTAGCATTAGCCAACCATCCGAGCCCATTTGCAGAAGTCTGAGAAGAACTGGACCCATCAAGAAACCTGTGCTGAAACCCTTGAAGGTTGAAGACAAAGAGAACGAGAAGCCCAAATCTGAACCTGAGGAGAAGGTCGTCCCGTACCGGCTGGAGAAAGAAGTGGTCACCAACGTCTATGATCTGAAGAAAGATGCCCCGCCTCTGTCTAACAGACACTCTGCCTCACAACACGTCACATCTGTCGAACATAAACAAGTTGAACCTCCAAAAGTTGAGAAACTGAGCAACCTGCCTATGGAGTCGCACAAGGAGAACTGTTGGGACAGTGTGAAGACTCAGTCTGTAGACAGCTCTGATAGCAGAGAGCCGGCGGCACCACGCCGCAACAACTGGATATTCATCGATGAAGAGCAAGCGTTCGCCGGGAACAGGGGAGCAAGCCGAGGACGTGGACGGGGTTTCAAAGAGTTCAGTTCTCGCGGTGGAGCTCGTGGAGGACGTAGCGACAACAACCGAGGAGCCTACAACAGCACCCAGAGACCCGCACGGGGCCGTGGAGGTCGAGAGTTTAGGAGCGACGATCCACAGAGAGGTAAACCCCGCAGACGAAATGTCAGCGAGACGCATAGCGAGGCCTCAGAGTACGAGGAGCAGCCCAAACGTCCACGACAGAAGGCGGCTGAGAACGGAGAGGCTCCGCAACCCATCCCCGGAGATGTAAAGAGGGCCGACAGAGAATCCTGGCGATCCAACAAGGTCTACACGGACGATCAGAGTGCCCAAGGTGATTCCAGAGACAAGACCAAGCCGTCTAGAGGGTTTGGAAGGTCTTTACCCCCTCGTCTCAATGCCGGATACAACCGTGGATTTGGAGCGAGAGACACTTCTACATGGAGAGGACGAGGTAATCAGTTCGGAACTGGCTCCGCGCAAGAGAATGGGTACAACTTTGTAACAGAATCCTATCCTAAACGGCCATCGGAGCGCGAGGCATTGAAGTACCCCCCGAAATTGACAGGATCCTTCGCAGAGAATGGTGTCGAGGACCGGGAAGGCGGCTACTATCTAGATGGTGATAATCCGGACAACCGACCGTTGAGGAGGCGACGTCCCCCTCGCCAAGATAAACCTCCACGCTTCAGAAGATTACAGCAGGAACGGGAAGTCGGAGGTCAGTGGAACAGTGAGGATTACGTGAACGGAGACTTTGCTAATCCGTGGCCGGGTCGCGCTAAGGGTGCAGAGGAGCCCTGGCCCAACACCTACCCTGGAGGAAAGCCGCAGGAGCTCACGGTTCCGGGTGAGGATTGGGAGACGGGCTCAGAGAACAGCGATTTTAATGAGTGGAGGGAGAAACGGGGAGGAGGACAGCACGGTGATATGACAGAGGCGGGTCACGGTGATCCCTCATCAGAGAAGCGAGAGCTCTCCAAACGAAGTTTCTCTAGCCAGCGGCCGGCCGTAGACCGACAGAACCGGAAGAGTGACGTGTCCATCGAGAACAGGTTAACTCGATCTTCAGACGTCCTGTCATCTGTAGGTCCGAGTAAGAACGAGAGCTGGCAGAACGGCGTCTCTCACACCAAACG CGTTCCTGAAGACTCACTGTCGGGTCTGAGCTCTGGCTCTGTGTATAGTGTGGAGCACAGCGAGGAGAACCTTTCCACCATCACCGCTGAAGCTACAGGGAAGATCATGATCGAGAAAGATCTGAAACCAAGAACAATGAAGGGAGACATGACAGAACAGCTGTCTCAGTATGAGCGCAACACTTACCcag TCGAGAGCGACTCTGGAGTGTCTGTACCAGGTCAGGAGGTGTTCCAGGACGCGCTGTCCAAAAAACAACGACGGCCACAGGAAGACGAGCGCAGGCGGAAGGATATAGGTGCTCCA GTTTCAATAAAGAACCGAGCAATCGCATCAAAAATGCCTCCACGCTTTGCGAAGAAGCAGGGCAGCATGTCCATCGAGCAACCCGAGGAGACGCTGTCCACGAGCAGCTTAGGAACAGAGATCTGGGAGACCAACAGCACAG CCCTGACCGTCCAGTCATCAGGTGGCGATTCGTGGACGAAACAGGTTTCTTACACAGGGAGTGAACCCAATTCAGAG ATGGTGTGTGAGTGGACTGTGGGTGTGCCGTCTGAGGCTGGCGCTAACATGAACCACTCTCCGGTGTGCCAGGATTCCGATGCAGGACCTGAGCAGAGTAAAGAACACAAACCAGGACCCATCGGGAACGAGCGCTCGCTGAAGAACCGGAAGGGCTCTGAGGGAATGGAGCGTCTGGAGGGTCCCATCACCCCCGTCAATGGTGTGGACATTCACGTAGACAATGTCATTCCCGTACCGCCCATCGAGTTCGGTGTCAGCGCGAAGGATTCTGACTTCAGCCTTCCTCCGGGGTCCACATCAGTGCCCGTGTCCAACCCGGTTACTAAGCTTCAGGACGTGCTCGTTGGGAAT GCGGGCTTGACTCAGTCCATCCCGATGCTTCGCAGGGATCATCTTCAGCCTGGAATCAACCTCAATCACATCAGCTTCCCCACCGCAGACCTCACGCTGAAG ATGGAGTCTGCACGTAAGGCGTGGGAGAACTCTCAGGCTCTTCCAGAGCAGGGATCTCCAGGTGCCCCTGTCTCCGGGGCTCAGCCGACATGCAGCGTGGGCTCGTCCAGCGGCGTCAGTTATAGCTCGTTCGGAGGAGTGTCTATGCCTCCCATGCCCGTGGCGTCTGTTGCACCCTCTGTCTCCATGCAAG GCAGTCACATCCCTCCTCTGTATCTGGACGCTCACGTGTTTTCCAGTCAGCCGCGGCTCGTTCCCTCAAACTACcagcag GCCGGTCCTCAGCAGATCCCCATCTCTCTCCATACGTCTCTCCAGGCTCAGGCTCAACTCGGCATGCGGGGAGCTCTGCCTGTATCTCAGTCTCAAGAGATGTTCAGCTCCATCCCACCGTTCAG GTCTCAGGTGTACATGCACCCAAACCTGTCTCAGCCTAGTCCCATGGTGCTCTCCGGAGGGGGTCCTCTCAAAGGACCCTATTCTCCATTTCCAGGCCTTCAGTCAGAAATGGTGAAACCGCAGTCAGGCTCTCACTACCAGCCCATGAATGGCAGTCAGCCGCTGGTGTACGATGGATCTATGAATCAGGCCTCACAGCTCATGGACTCGCAGCTCATCCAG GTGACAATGCCCATGCCTGGATCTCAGCTGCGATACGGTTCAGCCCAGCAGCATCTCATTCTGCCCCAGTCCATTCAGCTCCAGCAGAACCAGAATCTGTCGGTGGGTGCGTCGCGTCGGATGATGCCACCCGGCTCTCAGCCTCAAGTCCTGACCAGCAGCAGGGAG CACTCACAGATGGATATGAAAGGATTCCAGTTCTCTGATAAACACTCACACTCGCCTGGAATACCCAGCGGCTCCTACAG aCCCGGTTCTGCTAGCCCCATTGGGAAGCCCTCCGGAGCCGGTGCTCCTCCAACTATGGCGTCTCTTCAGGGTCATTACACGCATCAG GGCAGTATGGTCATGCACATGAGACCTCCCAACAGTGGCCCGTTTCCCAATCCAATCCAACGTCCCATCATGCAGGTCAACAAGACTGTCATCATCCGCTCTCCGCCCTATCCAAGCCCCGGGCGTGAGCCGTCCCGCTCCACGCCCCCCTCTAACCCTGAGCCTGCCCTCAAAGCCCCTGAGGACGGTATGAAGGTGAGCCACCCACTGTGA